TTGATGAAAACAACAGAATCGTTCGCGACGAGTTTCTTCTCTCGTACAAAGTTTAACCAGCCAGTATGTAATCTACTGGAATTTGAGTAGGTATATGTGTACCCCCGTTCTTGGTTTTTAAGGTCGGTGACAGTGATGCTCTGAGACTTGTCCAAATCAAGCTTGGGAAAGATCAAGTTAGAGCATTCGATAGGTACGCATAATACTCGTGTACAATCAGATTGTGTGAGAGTCTTGACATAGGAAACAAGATTGTCTCCATCATCGTCTTCTTGGCCGGGAACTACAGGAGGAGGGGGTTCTTGGTCAGTTACGGGAGTCAGGAGCAGTTTGGCAAAGACCTCGTCGGTGTGAGGATCAACAAAGAGATCAACGGAAGAGACGATGCATGGAATGGATGAACGGTAACGATCAAGAATGGTTCTTGTGGCAGCAGTAGGGGAAGAACATGCATGTTCCAGATGACCTCGTGGGAAGTAGTAAACTTTAGAGTGAATCTTTGGAATCTTGACGTCGGGGCCGGCGCATATCTGCCATATTTTGGGGTCCACACGAGGTGGCAGAGGAAGAGACATGGCGGAGCTattgcagagagagagagagagagagagagagagagagagagagagagagtattgTTGGGTGTATGAAAGTGTTAGTTATAAAAGTGAAAACTGTGTGTGAAGTAGTTCGTTACAAAATGCTTAAGTTTATTTATAGTGTTTCAGTTATAGATGATTGCATGGATTAGCATGGGCCTGGTTTGGATGAGTTTTTCAGTTATAGTCTATCTTATCCATCCTTTTAAATTAACATGAGTTTATGAGAACTATTAATATCAATTTATATCTAAGTTGATTTTAATTGACTCATTTGAACTTATTTACTAATGtaagcacttgtgagattgtttaTGAGAACTATTCAAATTTGTAGTTAATGTTTTGCAAATGAACTTTTTATAATGATTTAAATaagtctttaaaaaattattctaaaattttaaagtttaaacataattaaacaatttttaatttaacggGGACTAAACCTCCATGTTCAAAAACTTATTTGGACCATAAAATGATCTAAATCAAGAATAAGAATATATAAATGTGCATAATTTAGAgcaatttatttctttaaaaagttCTAAAATTAAATAGATCTTCAATATTTTGGACAAATCtccaaattaaagaaatttggttgttcggcctaataaaatcagcttcaaaaatagttttattcCTCCACTTCCACAAGTACCAACATATCGTCATGAAAGTTGTCTTCCAACTTAAAGTGTTTGTCCCAATGTCTTTCTTGTTGAGGTTATAAGcaacaatgaaataaaaatctGCTTTATTAATTTTCCAAGAACTTGGAATTAACAAACTCTACATGCGAACATACACTTcgtaactaaattattttttttgaaggacttttttttttttttttttgtcaagtagcccagtggctagagctcacacaatttaattgtggagaagtggagtgtctggggttcgaaccccgacccctgcatataaaatgcgatatccctaccaactgagctaagctcacggggataactaaattatttttttgaaggacttgataactaaattattaaaaatgacatataatcaatttaaaaattgaacgacattttcatcatattcatcactcccttaatttattttttggtacaaaaatctGTATATTTTTACTCCATTAATTAAGAACCGGCAAGTCCGCAATAAAATAAAGTTccgattttgtcaaaaataaaataaaataaagtcccGATAAATTCTACACGTTTTTTTGGGTGTTCCAATTCCACACATGTTAATCTAACTTAAAAAggaatataatttataaatcaataggagttactattttttaattctttttttttttaaggaataggACTTATTATATGCTGggatttgttttttgttgagggaattatatgttggatattGTCATTGATTGTttatcaaaaatcataaatatagtTTACAATCAATAATCTTAAATATAGTTTacaatcaaataacatatttatattttttttatcaattagtAGTTGTGGTTTTTTCAGGGGTATTTGTAGTTGCGATTGTGTGTGATTAAATTAAAGGAGATTCGACACACTACTTTTTGCGGAAGTTCAGCATGATAGAATAACATGGATGATGGAACGTAACGGGAGGTATACTGTCAAGATTGGTTATAAACTAGCTATGATTGAGTTGTTACATACCGATCGGTTCCATGTTGAAGGAGCGTGGCAAAGAATCTGGAAGGTGAATTCCCCTCATAAAGCTCGTAATTTGTTATGGAGGATTTACAGGGGATGTGTTCCGACGCATTTTCGATTACAATCACGACATGTGCAATGTGAGGTGGTCTGTCCTTGGTGTGATACGACTATTGAGGATGATTGGCATGCTTTTGTGGGTTGTACGATGGCGCGTGGGAGTTGGTATTGGGCAAGACTTTCGACTGTGGTGCAACCGCGAGTTGGAACTGTGAATAGTTTGgcagattttgtttttgatatatGTTGTTCAGAAAGTCGAGACTTTGCTGGTCGAATGGCTTTACTTCTTTGGCAAATTTGAGCTGCACGTAATGATACCATTTGGAATGATGCTCATCATACATCAACGAGCATTGGGAAGACGGCATTATATGCATGGCAGCAATGCCAAGAGGTTCATAAACAGCGCCCACTATCGGTGATGCAACACAGGCATAAACCGAGCGAGACGTGGTTGAAGTGCAATGTGGATTCCGCGTTCCATGACCGTAACCATATTACAATTTTCACGTGTTGTGTTAGAGTCTCACGCGGGAAATTTATTCGAGCTCAAACGAAATGGCAGCGGGCAAATATGACAGTTTTGGAGGGGGAGGCAGTAGCCTTACTCGAGGCCCTTCACTTTGCTGATGCGAACAGATGGGACTGAGTTGTCTTCGAGTCCGACTCATCTACTCTAGTGCAAGCTCTATCGTCTCAGGGTCATGGTGATTAAGAATTCTATGTTATTGTTTCTAGtattatttatcagttatatttaCATTCCAACTTCCAGGTGAAGTTTGTTAGGAGATAAGCGAACATGGTTGCTCATACTTTAGCTAGGGCGGCCTGTTCTTGGGCTAGTCActgtattttttattcttatccttcttgtattgaacattgtttgattaatgataatagttaaatttgtttctgtcaaaaaaatttaaaggagaatgctaaccattgcctTTTGGGCATTGGTTAAAGTactaaaataagtaagtttgcatagaaaagttgtgtaattattgctaagaaaaaaaaataaagatttgaattTTTAAGACAAAGTTTTTATTGATGGAATCCTTCATCATTGCCCCTAGTGCACTCGTTAGCAAGACcctaaattaaattaaggatCATGCTAACCGGATCGGTGCACTAgttaatgatataaaaaaagaaagttattactaaaaaaagaaacttttttgattttttataacttaattacacaatttttaatgcaataactactatataattttttttttagtatcctTATTTAGTATCCTGGAACAACTAGCATTTcccttaaattaaatattaaattttgtcaTTGTGCTTGTTTAAGGGATAATTAagtatttaaataatattggccAAATAAAGGAATGATGTAGTGTAGTGACAACTCTACAAATAGACTcttgtataaaaataaaaaaataaaaa
Above is a genomic segment from Medicago truncatula cultivar Jemalong A17 chromosome 5, MtrunA17r5.0-ANR, whole genome shotgun sequence containing:
- the LOC11427344 gene encoding auxin response factor 17 codes for the protein MSLPLPPRVDPKIWQICAGPDVKIPKIHSKVYYFPRGHLEHACSSPTAATRTILDRYRSSIPCIVSSVDLFVDPHTDEVFAKLLLTPVTDQEPPPPVVPGQEDDDGDNLVSYVKTLTQSDCTRVLCVPIECSNLIFPKLDLDKSQSITVTDLKNQERGYTYTYSNSSRLHTGWLNFVREKKLVANDSVVFIKNSAGKISVGIRRKTKFTTDEADEGSENLTDEIKVLDAAELAEKNTAFDVVYYPTASGWRDFVVDAKTVDDAMKIGWKSGMRVKLPLKKYESSNSKMTISQLKGTISFVYNHSSNVPNWRMLEVNWDGLDIPQNPNLVNPWQVEVYNIPAPSTSSSTVNNPRLAESSSPQQIPHSMAGSSGTLPDT